From a region of the Plodia interpunctella isolate USDA-ARS_2022_Savannah chromosome 13, ilPloInte3.2, whole genome shotgun sequence genome:
- the HDAC4 gene encoding histone deacetylase 7 isoform X7 has product MGKRNMADDPGPSSRSEMAHEGPGGAEGSPHHTPSPPHLSLPLADNSFHQHIIELKKQQQLQQEILLQHFQQQQQELAQRHEHQLMQHFKTFTFQMWEQQKAEAALREAREAREAREARERHERDRVELMRKKDKLEPSANASTQVKQKLQEFLKKKAAANANGTVPGSPYNRNWGIVKSPSGESISSSGSATAHPYRLAGPLPLALAAPAPAPAPASDYPLRKTASEPNMLKVRLKARVIERRASPLARRPPKPRVKHRNCEGSSPRGSPPGGAGPASIREEDEPRAPELLFYSPSMPNISLGRPHAARPALPHPPHPPHPPPAPALPPVSEAEAPHTLTGKLSKRPLGRTYSAPLPLGDPALQPPTAHHYLRDQIRKTVLTRAHDAAAAQLREEEGEVIDLTARRAPPPAVPAPPAPAPPPVEPAPLARALSSPLVGARTPPTGLAYDALMLKHGCSCGAHAPTHPEHGGRLQSVWARLAETGLAARTERVRTRKATLEELQAVHSEAHVAVFAGRRQGGAGLEQRQLVRLPCGGLGVDSDTAWSEAHTASAARAACGAVLDLAARVAAGDLRNGFAVVRPPGHHAEPNQAMGFCFFNNVAVAARILHTKMHLQRILIVDWDVHHGNGTQQIFYNDPHVVYISIHRHDDGNFFPGTGAATECGAGAGLGRTVNIAWPRAAGAAHAPLADAEYLAAFRSVVMPIAKEFDPEIVLVSCGFDAAAGHPPPLGGYRVSPACFAHMTRDLMQLANGKVVLSLEGGYDLPAMCDCAQECVRALLGERTAAPALAELARAPLPHAQHALRTAIAVHQHHWPELKRYSELVSVSALEAAPLSGARSTLAASERDADTAAAMATLSMHHPTPDNLQSAESSRSGSEEPMEQDEGK; this is encoded by the exons AGATGGCCCACGAGGGCCCCGGCGGCGCGGAGGGCTCCCCGCACCACACGCCGTCCCCCCCGCACCTGTCACTGCCCTTGGCAGACAACAGCTTCCACCAACACATCATCGAG TTGAAGAAGCAACAACAGCTGCAACAAGAGATCCTGCTGCAGCACTtccagcagcagcagcaggaGCTGGCTCAGCGCCACGAGCACCAACTCATGCAGCATTTCAAG ACGTTCACATTTCAGATGTGGGAGCAACAGAAGGCGGAGGCGGCGCTGAGGGAGGCGAGGGAAGCGAGGGAAGCGCGGGAGGCGAGGGAGAGGCATGAGAGGGACAGAGTCGAGCTGATGAGGAAGAAGGACAAGTTGGAACCCAGTGCCAACGCCTCCACGCAGGTCAAGCAGAAGCTGCAG GAGTTTCTGAAAAAGAAGGCGGCGGCCAACGCTAATGGAACAGTACCTGGATCTCCTTATAATAGAAATTG GGGCATAGTGAAGTCGCCGTCGGGCGAGTCCATCAGCTCGTCGGGCTCGGCCACGGCGCACCCGTACCGCCTGGCCGGCCCGCTGCCGCTGGCGCTCGCCGCCCCCGcacccgcccccgcccccgcctcCGACTACCCGCTCAGGAAGACAG CGTCGGAGCCGAACATGCTGAAGGTGCGACTGAAGGCGCGCGTCATCGAGCGCCGCGCCTCGCCGTTGGCGCGCCGCCCGCCCAAGCCCAGGGTCAAACATCGCA ATTGCGAAGGAAGTTCTCCAAGAGGGTCTCCGCCGGGAGGCGCGGGCCCGGCCTCCATCCGAGAAGAAGACGAACCGCGCGCGCCCGAGCTGCTGTTTTATTCGCCATCCATGCCCAACATCAGTCTTG GGCGCCCACATGCGGCGCGACCCGCGCTCCCCCACCCGCCGCACCCGCCGCAcccgccgcccgcgcccgcgctgCCGCCGGTCTCAGAGGCCGAGGCTCCGCACACATTAACAGGGAAGCTGTCCAAGCGACCGCTCGGCCGCACGTACTCCGCGCCCCTCCCCCTCGGAGACCCCGCGCTGCAGCCCCCCACCGCTCATCATTATCTGCGCGACCAGATCCGAAAGACG GTCCTAACGCGAGCGCACGACGCGGCCGCGGCTCAACTTCGTGAGGAGGAAGGCGAGGTTATCGACCTTACGGCCCGGCGCGCTCCCCCTCCCGCCGTCCCCGCCCCGCCGGCCCCCGCCCCGCCGCCGGTGGAGCCCGCGCCCCTGGCTAGGGCTCTGTCCTCGCCGCTGGTGGGCGCTAGGACGCCGCCCACGGGATTGGCGTATGACGCGCTCATGTTGAAACACGG CTGCTCGTGCGGCGCGCACGCGCCCACGCACCCGGAGCACGGCGGGCGGCTGCAGTCGGTGTGGGCGCGGCTGGCGGAGACTGGGCTGGCCGCGCGCACGGAGCGCGTGCGCACGCGCAAGGCCACGCTGGAGGAGCTGCAGGCCGTGCACTCGGAGGCGCACGTGGCCGTGTTCGCGGGTCGTCGCCAGG GTGGCGCGGGTCTGGAGCAGCGACAGCTGGTGCGGCTGCCATGCGGCGGGCTGGGCGTGGACTCGGACACAGCGTGGAGCGAGGCGCACACAGCtagcgccgcgcgcgcggccTGCGGTGCTGTGCTGGACCTCGCCGCGCGCGTCGCCGCCGGAGACCTGCGCAACGG ATTCGCAGTAGTGCGTCCCCCCGGACACCACGCGGAGCCCAACCAGGCGATGGGCTTCTGCTTCTTCAACAATGTGGCTGTGGCCGCCCGTATCCTCCACACCAAGATGCACTTGCAGAGGATTCTCATCGTGGACTGG GACGTGCACCACGGGAACGGCACGCAGCAGATATTCTACAACGACCCGCACGTGGTGTATATCTCCATCCACCGACACGACGACGGCAACTTCTTCCCGGGCACGGGCGCGGCCACGGAATGCGGCGCCGGCGCAGGTCTGGGCCGCACCGTCAACATCGCGTGGCCGCGCGCCGCCGGCGCTGCGCACGCGCCGCTCGCCGACGCCGAGTACTTGGCCGCTTTCAGATCCGTCGTCATGCCTATCGCTAAG GAGTTCGACCCGGAAATAGTGTTGGTGTCGTGCGGGTTCGACGCGGCGGCCGGCCACCCCCCGCCCCTCGGCGGCTACCGTGTGTCCCCCGCCTGCTTCGCGCACATGACCCGCGACCTCATGCAACTCGCTAATGGAAAG GTGGTGCTGTCGCTGGAAGGCGGATACGACCTGCCGGCGATGTGCGACTGCGCGCAGGAGTGCGTGCGCGCGCTGCTGGGCGAGCGCACGGCCGCGCCGGCGCTGGCGGAGCTGGCGCGCGCGCCGCTGCCGCACGCGCAGCACGCGCTGCGCACGGCCATCGCCGTACACCAGCATCACTGGCCCGAG TTAAAACGCTACAGTGAGCTGGTGTCGGTGTCTGCGCTGGAAGCGGCGCCGCTGTCTGGCGCGCGCTCGACGCTGGCCGCCAGCGAGCGGGACGCGGACACCGCAGCCGCCATGGCCACCTTGTCTATGCACCACCCCACTCCCGACAATCTGCA GTCAGCGGAGAGCTCGCGCTCGGGGTCGGAGGAGCCGATGGAGCAGGACGAGGGCAAGTGA
- the HDAC4 gene encoding histone deacetylase 7 isoform X1, with protein MGKRNMADDPGPSSRSEMAHEGPGGAEGSPHHTPSPPHLSLPLADNSFHQHIIENQSPRTNHIAERAKQSLENSFLLQLKKQQQLQQEILLQHFQQQQQELAQRHEHQLMQHFKTFTFQMWEQQKAEAALREAREAREAREARERHERDRVELMRKKDKLEPSANASTQVKQKLQEFLKKKAAANANGTVPGSPYNRNWGIVKSPSGESISSSGSATAHPYRLAGPLPLALAAPAPAPAPASDYPLRKTASEPNMLKVRLKARVIERRASPLARRPPKPRVKHRNCEGSSPRGSPPGGAGPASIREEDEPRAPELLFYSPSMPNISLGRPHAARPALPHPPHPPHPPPAPALPPVSEAEAPHTLTGKLSKRPLGRTYSAPLPLGDPALQPPTAHHYLRDQIRKTVLTRAHDAAAAQLREEEGEVIDLTARRAPPPAVPAPPAPAPPPVEPAPLARALSSPLVGARTPPTGLAYDALMLKHGCSCGAHAPTHPEHGGRLQSVWARLAETGLAARTERVRTRKATLEELQAVHSEAHVAVFAGRRQGGAGLEQRQLVRLPCGGLGVDSDTAWSEAHTASAARAACGAVLDLAARVAAGDLRNGFAVVRPPGHHAEPNQAMGFCFFNNVAVAARILHTKMHLQRILIVDWDVHHGNGTQQIFYNDPHVVYISIHRHDDGNFFPGTGAATECGAGAGLGRTVNIAWPRAAGAAHAPLADAEYLAAFRSVVMPIAKEFDPEIVLVSCGFDAAAGHPPPLGGYRVSPACFAHMTRDLMQLANGKVVLSLEGGYDLPAMCDCAQECVRALLGERTAAPALAELARAPLPHAQHALRTAIAVHQHHWPELKRYSELVSVSALEAAPLSGARSTLAASERDADTAAAMATLSMHHPTPDNLQSAESSRSGSEEPMEQDEGK; from the exons AGATGGCCCACGAGGGCCCCGGCGGCGCGGAGGGCTCCCCGCACCACACGCCGTCCCCCCCGCACCTGTCACTGCCCTTGGCAGACAACAGCTTCCACCAACACATCATCGAG AATCAGAGCCCAAGAACGAACCATATCGCGGAGAGAGCGAAACAATCGTTAGAAAATAGTTTCCTGCTGCAA TTGAAGAAGCAACAACAGCTGCAACAAGAGATCCTGCTGCAGCACTtccagcagcagcagcaggaGCTGGCTCAGCGCCACGAGCACCAACTCATGCAGCATTTCAAG ACGTTCACATTTCAGATGTGGGAGCAACAGAAGGCGGAGGCGGCGCTGAGGGAGGCGAGGGAAGCGAGGGAAGCGCGGGAGGCGAGGGAGAGGCATGAGAGGGACAGAGTCGAGCTGATGAGGAAGAAGGACAAGTTGGAACCCAGTGCCAACGCCTCCACGCAGGTCAAGCAGAAGCTGCAG GAGTTTCTGAAAAAGAAGGCGGCGGCCAACGCTAATGGAACAGTACCTGGATCTCCTTATAATAGAAATTG GGGCATAGTGAAGTCGCCGTCGGGCGAGTCCATCAGCTCGTCGGGCTCGGCCACGGCGCACCCGTACCGCCTGGCCGGCCCGCTGCCGCTGGCGCTCGCCGCCCCCGcacccgcccccgcccccgcctcCGACTACCCGCTCAGGAAGACAG CGTCGGAGCCGAACATGCTGAAGGTGCGACTGAAGGCGCGCGTCATCGAGCGCCGCGCCTCGCCGTTGGCGCGCCGCCCGCCCAAGCCCAGGGTCAAACATCGCA ATTGCGAAGGAAGTTCTCCAAGAGGGTCTCCGCCGGGAGGCGCGGGCCCGGCCTCCATCCGAGAAGAAGACGAACCGCGCGCGCCCGAGCTGCTGTTTTATTCGCCATCCATGCCCAACATCAGTCTTG GGCGCCCACATGCGGCGCGACCCGCGCTCCCCCACCCGCCGCACCCGCCGCAcccgccgcccgcgcccgcgctgCCGCCGGTCTCAGAGGCCGAGGCTCCGCACACATTAACAGGGAAGCTGTCCAAGCGACCGCTCGGCCGCACGTACTCCGCGCCCCTCCCCCTCGGAGACCCCGCGCTGCAGCCCCCCACCGCTCATCATTATCTGCGCGACCAGATCCGAAAGACG GTCCTAACGCGAGCGCACGACGCGGCCGCGGCTCAACTTCGTGAGGAGGAAGGCGAGGTTATCGACCTTACGGCCCGGCGCGCTCCCCCTCCCGCCGTCCCCGCCCCGCCGGCCCCCGCCCCGCCGCCGGTGGAGCCCGCGCCCCTGGCTAGGGCTCTGTCCTCGCCGCTGGTGGGCGCTAGGACGCCGCCCACGGGATTGGCGTATGACGCGCTCATGTTGAAACACGG CTGCTCGTGCGGCGCGCACGCGCCCACGCACCCGGAGCACGGCGGGCGGCTGCAGTCGGTGTGGGCGCGGCTGGCGGAGACTGGGCTGGCCGCGCGCACGGAGCGCGTGCGCACGCGCAAGGCCACGCTGGAGGAGCTGCAGGCCGTGCACTCGGAGGCGCACGTGGCCGTGTTCGCGGGTCGTCGCCAGG GTGGCGCGGGTCTGGAGCAGCGACAGCTGGTGCGGCTGCCATGCGGCGGGCTGGGCGTGGACTCGGACACAGCGTGGAGCGAGGCGCACACAGCtagcgccgcgcgcgcggccTGCGGTGCTGTGCTGGACCTCGCCGCGCGCGTCGCCGCCGGAGACCTGCGCAACGG ATTCGCAGTAGTGCGTCCCCCCGGACACCACGCGGAGCCCAACCAGGCGATGGGCTTCTGCTTCTTCAACAATGTGGCTGTGGCCGCCCGTATCCTCCACACCAAGATGCACTTGCAGAGGATTCTCATCGTGGACTGG GACGTGCACCACGGGAACGGCACGCAGCAGATATTCTACAACGACCCGCACGTGGTGTATATCTCCATCCACCGACACGACGACGGCAACTTCTTCCCGGGCACGGGCGCGGCCACGGAATGCGGCGCCGGCGCAGGTCTGGGCCGCACCGTCAACATCGCGTGGCCGCGCGCCGCCGGCGCTGCGCACGCGCCGCTCGCCGACGCCGAGTACTTGGCCGCTTTCAGATCCGTCGTCATGCCTATCGCTAAG GAGTTCGACCCGGAAATAGTGTTGGTGTCGTGCGGGTTCGACGCGGCGGCCGGCCACCCCCCGCCCCTCGGCGGCTACCGTGTGTCCCCCGCCTGCTTCGCGCACATGACCCGCGACCTCATGCAACTCGCTAATGGAAAG GTGGTGCTGTCGCTGGAAGGCGGATACGACCTGCCGGCGATGTGCGACTGCGCGCAGGAGTGCGTGCGCGCGCTGCTGGGCGAGCGCACGGCCGCGCCGGCGCTGGCGGAGCTGGCGCGCGCGCCGCTGCCGCACGCGCAGCACGCGCTGCGCACGGCCATCGCCGTACACCAGCATCACTGGCCCGAG TTAAAACGCTACAGTGAGCTGGTGTCGGTGTCTGCGCTGGAAGCGGCGCCGCTGTCTGGCGCGCGCTCGACGCTGGCCGCCAGCGAGCGGGACGCGGACACCGCAGCCGCCATGGCCACCTTGTCTATGCACCACCCCACTCCCGACAATCTGCA GTCAGCGGAGAGCTCGCGCTCGGGGTCGGAGGAGCCGATGGAGCAGGACGAGGGCAAGTGA
- the HDAC4 gene encoding histone deacetylase 7 isoform X4, whose product MSVNPPTVAAKEMAHEGPGGAEGSPHHTPSPPHLSLPLADNSFHQHIIENQSPRTNHIAERAKQSLENSFLLQLKKQQQLQQEILLQHFQQQQQELAQRHEHQLMQHFKTFTFQMWEQQKAEAALREAREAREAREARERHERDRVELMRKKDKLEPSANASTQVKQKLQEFLKKKAAANANGTVPGSPYNRNWGIVKSPSGESISSSGSATAHPYRLAGPLPLALAAPAPAPAPASDYPLRKTASEPNMLKVRLKARVIERRASPLARRPPKPRVKHRNCEGSSPRGSPPGGAGPASIREEDEPRAPELLFYSPSMPNISLGRPHAARPALPHPPHPPHPPPAPALPPVSEAEAPHTLTGKLSKRPLGRTYSAPLPLGDPALQPPTAHHYLRDQIRKTVLTRAHDAAAAQLREEEGEVIDLTARRAPPPAVPAPPAPAPPPVEPAPLARALSSPLVGARTPPTGLAYDALMLKHGCSCGAHAPTHPEHGGRLQSVWARLAETGLAARTERVRTRKATLEELQAVHSEAHVAVFAGRRQGGAGLEQRQLVRLPCGGLGVDSDTAWSEAHTASAARAACGAVLDLAARVAAGDLRNGFAVVRPPGHHAEPNQAMGFCFFNNVAVAARILHTKMHLQRILIVDWDVHHGNGTQQIFYNDPHVVYISIHRHDDGNFFPGTGAATECGAGAGLGRTVNIAWPRAAGAAHAPLADAEYLAAFRSVVMPIAKEFDPEIVLVSCGFDAAAGHPPPLGGYRVSPACFAHMTRDLMQLANGKVVLSLEGGYDLPAMCDCAQECVRALLGERTAAPALAELARAPLPHAQHALRTAIAVHQHHWPELKRYSELVSVSALEAAPLSGARSTLAASERDADTAAAMATLSMHHPTPDNLQSAESSRSGSEEPMEQDEGK is encoded by the exons AGATGGCCCACGAGGGCCCCGGCGGCGCGGAGGGCTCCCCGCACCACACGCCGTCCCCCCCGCACCTGTCACTGCCCTTGGCAGACAACAGCTTCCACCAACACATCATCGAG AATCAGAGCCCAAGAACGAACCATATCGCGGAGAGAGCGAAACAATCGTTAGAAAATAGTTTCCTGCTGCAA TTGAAGAAGCAACAACAGCTGCAACAAGAGATCCTGCTGCAGCACTtccagcagcagcagcaggaGCTGGCTCAGCGCCACGAGCACCAACTCATGCAGCATTTCAAG ACGTTCACATTTCAGATGTGGGAGCAACAGAAGGCGGAGGCGGCGCTGAGGGAGGCGAGGGAAGCGAGGGAAGCGCGGGAGGCGAGGGAGAGGCATGAGAGGGACAGAGTCGAGCTGATGAGGAAGAAGGACAAGTTGGAACCCAGTGCCAACGCCTCCACGCAGGTCAAGCAGAAGCTGCAG GAGTTTCTGAAAAAGAAGGCGGCGGCCAACGCTAATGGAACAGTACCTGGATCTCCTTATAATAGAAATTG GGGCATAGTGAAGTCGCCGTCGGGCGAGTCCATCAGCTCGTCGGGCTCGGCCACGGCGCACCCGTACCGCCTGGCCGGCCCGCTGCCGCTGGCGCTCGCCGCCCCCGcacccgcccccgcccccgcctcCGACTACCCGCTCAGGAAGACAG CGTCGGAGCCGAACATGCTGAAGGTGCGACTGAAGGCGCGCGTCATCGAGCGCCGCGCCTCGCCGTTGGCGCGCCGCCCGCCCAAGCCCAGGGTCAAACATCGCA ATTGCGAAGGAAGTTCTCCAAGAGGGTCTCCGCCGGGAGGCGCGGGCCCGGCCTCCATCCGAGAAGAAGACGAACCGCGCGCGCCCGAGCTGCTGTTTTATTCGCCATCCATGCCCAACATCAGTCTTG GGCGCCCACATGCGGCGCGACCCGCGCTCCCCCACCCGCCGCACCCGCCGCAcccgccgcccgcgcccgcgctgCCGCCGGTCTCAGAGGCCGAGGCTCCGCACACATTAACAGGGAAGCTGTCCAAGCGACCGCTCGGCCGCACGTACTCCGCGCCCCTCCCCCTCGGAGACCCCGCGCTGCAGCCCCCCACCGCTCATCATTATCTGCGCGACCAGATCCGAAAGACG GTCCTAACGCGAGCGCACGACGCGGCCGCGGCTCAACTTCGTGAGGAGGAAGGCGAGGTTATCGACCTTACGGCCCGGCGCGCTCCCCCTCCCGCCGTCCCCGCCCCGCCGGCCCCCGCCCCGCCGCCGGTGGAGCCCGCGCCCCTGGCTAGGGCTCTGTCCTCGCCGCTGGTGGGCGCTAGGACGCCGCCCACGGGATTGGCGTATGACGCGCTCATGTTGAAACACGG CTGCTCGTGCGGCGCGCACGCGCCCACGCACCCGGAGCACGGCGGGCGGCTGCAGTCGGTGTGGGCGCGGCTGGCGGAGACTGGGCTGGCCGCGCGCACGGAGCGCGTGCGCACGCGCAAGGCCACGCTGGAGGAGCTGCAGGCCGTGCACTCGGAGGCGCACGTGGCCGTGTTCGCGGGTCGTCGCCAGG GTGGCGCGGGTCTGGAGCAGCGACAGCTGGTGCGGCTGCCATGCGGCGGGCTGGGCGTGGACTCGGACACAGCGTGGAGCGAGGCGCACACAGCtagcgccgcgcgcgcggccTGCGGTGCTGTGCTGGACCTCGCCGCGCGCGTCGCCGCCGGAGACCTGCGCAACGG ATTCGCAGTAGTGCGTCCCCCCGGACACCACGCGGAGCCCAACCAGGCGATGGGCTTCTGCTTCTTCAACAATGTGGCTGTGGCCGCCCGTATCCTCCACACCAAGATGCACTTGCAGAGGATTCTCATCGTGGACTGG GACGTGCACCACGGGAACGGCACGCAGCAGATATTCTACAACGACCCGCACGTGGTGTATATCTCCATCCACCGACACGACGACGGCAACTTCTTCCCGGGCACGGGCGCGGCCACGGAATGCGGCGCCGGCGCAGGTCTGGGCCGCACCGTCAACATCGCGTGGCCGCGCGCCGCCGGCGCTGCGCACGCGCCGCTCGCCGACGCCGAGTACTTGGCCGCTTTCAGATCCGTCGTCATGCCTATCGCTAAG GAGTTCGACCCGGAAATAGTGTTGGTGTCGTGCGGGTTCGACGCGGCGGCCGGCCACCCCCCGCCCCTCGGCGGCTACCGTGTGTCCCCCGCCTGCTTCGCGCACATGACCCGCGACCTCATGCAACTCGCTAATGGAAAG GTGGTGCTGTCGCTGGAAGGCGGATACGACCTGCCGGCGATGTGCGACTGCGCGCAGGAGTGCGTGCGCGCGCTGCTGGGCGAGCGCACGGCCGCGCCGGCGCTGGCGGAGCTGGCGCGCGCGCCGCTGCCGCACGCGCAGCACGCGCTGCGCACGGCCATCGCCGTACACCAGCATCACTGGCCCGAG TTAAAACGCTACAGTGAGCTGGTGTCGGTGTCTGCGCTGGAAGCGGCGCCGCTGTCTGGCGCGCGCTCGACGCTGGCCGCCAGCGAGCGGGACGCGGACACCGCAGCCGCCATGGCCACCTTGTCTATGCACCACCCCACTCCCGACAATCTGCA GTCAGCGGAGAGCTCGCGCTCGGGGTCGGAGGAGCCGATGGAGCAGGACGAGGGCAAGTGA
- the HDAC4 gene encoding histone deacetylase 4 isoform X12 → MAHEGPGGAEGSPHHTPSPPHLSLPLADNSFHQHIIELKKQQQLQQEILLQHFQQQQQELAQRHEHQLMQHFKTFTFQMWEQQKAEAALREAREAREAREARERHERDRVELMRKKDKLEPSANASTQVKQKLQEFLKKKAAANANGTVPGSPYNRNWGIVKSPSGESISSSGSATAHPYRLAGPLPLALAAPAPAPAPASDYPLRKTASEPNMLKVRLKARVIERRASPLARRPPKPRVKHRNCEGSSPRGSPPGGAGPASIREEDEPRAPELLFYSPSMPNISLGRPHAARPALPHPPHPPHPPPAPALPPVSEAEAPHTLTGKLSKRPLGRTYSAPLPLGDPALQPPTAHHYLRDQIRKTVLTRAHDAAAAQLREEEGEVIDLTARRAPPPAVPAPPAPAPPPVEPAPLARALSSPLVGARTPPTGLAYDALMLKHGCSCGAHAPTHPEHGGRLQSVWARLAETGLAARTERVRTRKATLEELQAVHSEAHVAVFAGRRQGGAGLEQRQLVRLPCGGLGVDSDTAWSEAHTASAARAACGAVLDLAARVAAGDLRNGFAVVRPPGHHAEPNQAMGFCFFNNVAVAARILHTKMHLQRILIVDWDVHHGNGTQQIFYNDPHVVYISIHRHDDGNFFPGTGAATECGAGAGLGRTVNIAWPRAAGAAHAPLADAEYLAAFRSVVMPIAKEFDPEIVLVSCGFDAAAGHPPPLGGYRVSPACFAHMTRDLMQLANGKVVLSLEGGYDLPAMCDCAQECVRALLGERTAAPALAELARAPLPHAQHALRTAIAVHQHHWPELKRYSELVSVSALEAAPLSGARSTLAASERDADTAAAMATLSMHHPTPDNLQSAESSRSGSEEPMEQDEGK, encoded by the exons ATGGCCCACGAGGGCCCCGGCGGCGCGGAGGGCTCCCCGCACCACACGCCGTCCCCCCCGCACCTGTCACTGCCCTTGGCAGACAACAGCTTCCACCAACACATCATCGAG TTGAAGAAGCAACAACAGCTGCAACAAGAGATCCTGCTGCAGCACTtccagcagcagcagcaggaGCTGGCTCAGCGCCACGAGCACCAACTCATGCAGCATTTCAAG ACGTTCACATTTCAGATGTGGGAGCAACAGAAGGCGGAGGCGGCGCTGAGGGAGGCGAGGGAAGCGAGGGAAGCGCGGGAGGCGAGGGAGAGGCATGAGAGGGACAGAGTCGAGCTGATGAGGAAGAAGGACAAGTTGGAACCCAGTGCCAACGCCTCCACGCAGGTCAAGCAGAAGCTGCAG GAGTTTCTGAAAAAGAAGGCGGCGGCCAACGCTAATGGAACAGTACCTGGATCTCCTTATAATAGAAATTG GGGCATAGTGAAGTCGCCGTCGGGCGAGTCCATCAGCTCGTCGGGCTCGGCCACGGCGCACCCGTACCGCCTGGCCGGCCCGCTGCCGCTGGCGCTCGCCGCCCCCGcacccgcccccgcccccgcctcCGACTACCCGCTCAGGAAGACAG CGTCGGAGCCGAACATGCTGAAGGTGCGACTGAAGGCGCGCGTCATCGAGCGCCGCGCCTCGCCGTTGGCGCGCCGCCCGCCCAAGCCCAGGGTCAAACATCGCA ATTGCGAAGGAAGTTCTCCAAGAGGGTCTCCGCCGGGAGGCGCGGGCCCGGCCTCCATCCGAGAAGAAGACGAACCGCGCGCGCCCGAGCTGCTGTTTTATTCGCCATCCATGCCCAACATCAGTCTTG GGCGCCCACATGCGGCGCGACCCGCGCTCCCCCACCCGCCGCACCCGCCGCAcccgccgcccgcgcccgcgctgCCGCCGGTCTCAGAGGCCGAGGCTCCGCACACATTAACAGGGAAGCTGTCCAAGCGACCGCTCGGCCGCACGTACTCCGCGCCCCTCCCCCTCGGAGACCCCGCGCTGCAGCCCCCCACCGCTCATCATTATCTGCGCGACCAGATCCGAAAGACG GTCCTAACGCGAGCGCACGACGCGGCCGCGGCTCAACTTCGTGAGGAGGAAGGCGAGGTTATCGACCTTACGGCCCGGCGCGCTCCCCCTCCCGCCGTCCCCGCCCCGCCGGCCCCCGCCCCGCCGCCGGTGGAGCCCGCGCCCCTGGCTAGGGCTCTGTCCTCGCCGCTGGTGGGCGCTAGGACGCCGCCCACGGGATTGGCGTATGACGCGCTCATGTTGAAACACGG CTGCTCGTGCGGCGCGCACGCGCCCACGCACCCGGAGCACGGCGGGCGGCTGCAGTCGGTGTGGGCGCGGCTGGCGGAGACTGGGCTGGCCGCGCGCACGGAGCGCGTGCGCACGCGCAAGGCCACGCTGGAGGAGCTGCAGGCCGTGCACTCGGAGGCGCACGTGGCCGTGTTCGCGGGTCGTCGCCAGG GTGGCGCGGGTCTGGAGCAGCGACAGCTGGTGCGGCTGCCATGCGGCGGGCTGGGCGTGGACTCGGACACAGCGTGGAGCGAGGCGCACACAGCtagcgccgcgcgcgcggccTGCGGTGCTGTGCTGGACCTCGCCGCGCGCGTCGCCGCCGGAGACCTGCGCAACGG ATTCGCAGTAGTGCGTCCCCCCGGACACCACGCGGAGCCCAACCAGGCGATGGGCTTCTGCTTCTTCAACAATGTGGCTGTGGCCGCCCGTATCCTCCACACCAAGATGCACTTGCAGAGGATTCTCATCGTGGACTGG GACGTGCACCACGGGAACGGCACGCAGCAGATATTCTACAACGACCCGCACGTGGTGTATATCTCCATCCACCGACACGACGACGGCAACTTCTTCCCGGGCACGGGCGCGGCCACGGAATGCGGCGCCGGCGCAGGTCTGGGCCGCACCGTCAACATCGCGTGGCCGCGCGCCGCCGGCGCTGCGCACGCGCCGCTCGCCGACGCCGAGTACTTGGCCGCTTTCAGATCCGTCGTCATGCCTATCGCTAAG GAGTTCGACCCGGAAATAGTGTTGGTGTCGTGCGGGTTCGACGCGGCGGCCGGCCACCCCCCGCCCCTCGGCGGCTACCGTGTGTCCCCCGCCTGCTTCGCGCACATGACCCGCGACCTCATGCAACTCGCTAATGGAAAG GTGGTGCTGTCGCTGGAAGGCGGATACGACCTGCCGGCGATGTGCGACTGCGCGCAGGAGTGCGTGCGCGCGCTGCTGGGCGAGCGCACGGCCGCGCCGGCGCTGGCGGAGCTGGCGCGCGCGCCGCTGCCGCACGCGCAGCACGCGCTGCGCACGGCCATCGCCGTACACCAGCATCACTGGCCCGAG TTAAAACGCTACAGTGAGCTGGTGTCGGTGTCTGCGCTGGAAGCGGCGCCGCTGTCTGGCGCGCGCTCGACGCTGGCCGCCAGCGAGCGGGACGCGGACACCGCAGCCGCCATGGCCACCTTGTCTATGCACCACCCCACTCCCGACAATCTGCA GTCAGCGGAGAGCTCGCGCTCGGGGTCGGAGGAGCCGATGGAGCAGGACGAGGGCAAGTGA